In Gigantopelta aegis isolate Gae_Host chromosome 6, Gae_host_genome, whole genome shotgun sequence, the following are encoded in one genomic region:
- the LOC121374942 gene encoding basic proline-rich protein-like yields MKPPGPKVNVLKPPGPKVMKPPGPKVNVLKPPGPKVMKPPGPKVNVLKPPGPKVMKPPGPKVNVLKPPGPKVIIPPGPEVNVLKPPGPKVNVLKPPGPKVIISPGPEVNVLKPPGPEVIIPPGPEVNVLKPPGPKVNVLKPPGPKVIIPPGPEVIIPPGPEVNVLKPPGPKVIIPPGPEVNVLKPPGPEVIIPPGPEVNVLKPPGPKVNVLKPPGPKVIIPPGPEVNVLKPPGPEVIIPPGPKVNVLKPKVNVLTGDAVSNCV; encoded by the coding sequence ATGAAACCTCCAGGACCCAAGGTAAATGTTCTTAAACCTCCAGGACCCAAGGTAATGAAACCTCCAGGACCCAAGGTAAATGTTCTTAAACCTCCAGGACCCAAGGTAATGAAACCTCCAGGACCCAAGGTAAATGTTCTTAAACCTCCAGGACCCAAGGTAATGAAACCTCCAGGACCCAAGGTAAATGTTCTTAAACCTCCAGGACCCAAGGTAATAATACCTCCAGGACCTGAGGTAAATGTTCTTAAACCTCCAGGACCCAAGGTAAATGTTCTTAAACCTCCAGGACCCAAGGTAATAATATCTCCAGGACCTGAGGTAAATGTTCTTAAACCTCCAGGACCCGAGGTAATAATACCTCCAGGACCTGAGGTAAATGTTCTTAAACCTCCAGGACCCAAGGTAAATGTTCTTAAACCTCCAGGACCCAAGGTAATAATACCTCCAGGACCCGAGGTAATAATACCTCCAGGACCTGAGGTAAATGTTCTTAAACCTCCAGGACCCAAGGTAATAATACCTCCAGGACCTGAGGTAAATGTTCTTAAACCTCCAGGACCCGAGGTAATAATACCTCCAGGACCTGAGGTAAATGTTCTTAAACCTCCAGGACCCAAGGTAAATGTTCTTAAACCTCCAGGACCCAAGGTAATAATACCTCCAGGACCTGAGGTAAATGTTCTTAAACCTCCAGGACCCGAGGTAATAATACCTCCAGGACCCAAGGTAAATGTTCTTAAACCCAAGGTAAATGTTCTTACAGGTGATGCTGTATCAAATTGTGTTTAA